The following proteins come from a genomic window of Gimesia chilikensis:
- a CDS encoding bifunctional GNAT family N-acetyltransferase/carbon-nitrogen hydrolase family protein → MEPLDLKQFEWKIKVRQLTMDDFDELVEMEKQCFPGMQTWGREHIESQLTTFPEGQLCVEIDGRLAASSSSLILDYDPALEWHNWKAVADDGYIRNHNPKGDTLYGIEIMVHPEFRGMKLSRRLYDARKELCRTKNLSRIIIAGRIPGYHHYAKTLSAREYIEKVVDKAIYDQVLTAQLANGFSVEGLIPNYLPSDTESCGYATYLDWTNLDYVPGAKRKFHSTVEQIRICVVQYQMRSVKGFDEFAQQCEFFLDTASDYKCDFILFPELFTTQLLSCVEPTRPGQAARRLAEFTPQYLDFFTEMAVKYNVNVIGGSQFVVEHGTLYNTSYLFGRDGSIGKQYKIHITPSERKWWGVSPGDRVEVFDTDCGRIAIQICYDIEFPELTRIAAQKGAQIVFVPFNTDTRHGYLRVRHCAQARCVENHLYVAISGCTGNLPFVENADIHYAQSGIFTPADVEFARDAVAAECNPNVETVIIHDLDFEQLRRHRESGSVQNWNDRRTELYRVVYQEDGNSFEV, encoded by the coding sequence ATGGAACCCCTGGATCTGAAGCAGTTTGAATGGAAAATCAAAGTTCGCCAGTTGACGATGGACGACTTCGACGAACTGGTGGAAATGGAAAAACAGTGTTTTCCCGGCATGCAGACCTGGGGACGTGAGCACATCGAGAGCCAGCTCACAACCTTCCCGGAGGGACAGCTCTGCGTCGAGATCGACGGGCGGCTGGCCGCTTCTTCGTCGAGCCTGATTCTCGACTATGATCCCGCGCTGGAATGGCACAACTGGAAAGCGGTCGCCGATGACGGCTATATCCGCAATCACAATCCCAAGGGGGATACGCTCTACGGGATCGAGATCATGGTCCATCCCGAATTCCGGGGGATGAAGCTTTCCCGTCGCCTCTACGATGCCCGTAAGGAACTCTGCCGGACTAAGAATCTGTCCCGTATCATTATCGCCGGTCGCATTCCCGGCTATCACCACTATGCCAAAACCCTCTCGGCACGCGAATACATTGAAAAGGTGGTCGATAAGGCGATTTACGATCAGGTTCTCACCGCACAGCTGGCCAACGGCTTCTCCGTGGAAGGGCTGATTCCCAATTACCTGCCCTCCGATACCGAATCCTGCGGCTATGCGACCTACCTCGACTGGACCAACCTCGATTACGTCCCCGGTGCCAAACGCAAGTTTCACAGCACGGTGGAACAGATCCGCATCTGCGTCGTCCAGTACCAGATGCGTTCCGTCAAAGGCTTCGATGAGTTCGCCCAGCAGTGCGAGTTCTTTCTCGATACGGCCTCCGATTATAAATGCGACTTCATCCTCTTTCCGGAACTGTTTACTACGCAGCTCCTCTCCTGTGTGGAACCGACGCGGCCCGGGCAGGCCGCCCGTCGGCTGGCGGAATTCACACCCCAGTATCTCGATTTCTTCACCGAGATGGCGGTCAAGTACAACGTCAACGTCATCGGCGGTTCGCAGTTCGTGGTCGAGCACGGCACGCTGTATAACACCTCGTATCTGTTCGGCAGAGACGGTTCGATCGGCAAGCAGTACAAAATTCACATCACCCCCAGCGAACGTAAATGGTGGGGCGTGAGCCCCGGCGACCGCGTCGAAGTCTTCGACACCGACTGTGGCAGGATCGCGATTCAGATCTGCTACGACATTGAGTTCCCGGAACTGACCCGCATCGCGGCTCAGAAGGGGGCGCAGATCGTCTTCGTTCCCTTTAACACCGATACCCGCCACGGCTATCTCCGTGTCAGACACTGTGCCCAGGCACGCTGCGTGGAAAATCATCTGTATGTCGCCATCTCCGGTTGCACGGGCAACCTGCCTTTCGTGGAGAATGCAGACATTCATTACGCTCAGTCCGGGATCTTTACCCCCGCGGATGTCGAGTTCGCTCGCGACGCCGTCGCCGCGGAATGTAATCCCAATGTCGAAACCGTGATTATCCACGATCTCGACTTCGAACAGCTCAGACGTCACCGTGAGTCGGGCAGTGTCCAGAACTGGAACGACCGCCGCACGGAACTTTATCGGGTCGTATATCAGGAAGATGGCAACTCCTTTGAAGTCTAG